The genomic region CACCTTCGACATGCCGGGTGGTGCTGGGCCGATGGGAGACTTCTCCGAAGCCGACGTCTCGCGTGAGGGTGCGCAGCAACGAGGTCTTGCCGACGTTGGTGTGGCCGACCACGGCGAGTTTCAGGGGCTTAGTCATGACCGGTCTCCAGCCAAGTGAGCGGCGCGCAATCAGCGAACGGGATCTGCAACTGCTGCAACGCTGTATGCCAGTCACCCAAGCGTTCCGCGTCCAGCGCCTGACCCGCCGGCGCTTGCAGCAGCCAGACGCGGGTGGCGGTGGCGCTGCGGGCCAGTTCGGCAATCAGCGCGAGGCTGCCACGATCCGGCGAGCGCCGTGGGTCGCAGGCGATGGCCAGGCGTGCGGGCGGGAAGCGGGTGAGTTGCTCCAGCAGCTTGTTGCGGGATTCACGGCTGTCGAGGATGCCGGCGTCCTTGACGCTGGCCGGGAGCTTCGGAGGCCAGGTGCGTTGGTCATCGAGTTCAATGGCCACCAGCAGAGCGCCGTCGCTTTCCAGTTCGCTGACGCCGCCGGTCACGTGGTGCAACTGTTCGGGCGCCGCATCGTTGACCCCAAGCCGTTCGCTGCTGGGCATCAGCCGCTCACGCAGTTGGCTGTAGCCGGGCAGGTTAAGGTCGAGGCACAGGGCGGCGCGCCCGCGTTTCCAGCGCCACAGGCACATCAACGCGAGGATCAGCCGCGGCAGGATGCCGTACACCAGCAGCACGCCCACCAGCCATGCAGCCCAGGACTGGCGGGCGCTTTCGATATTCAGGGCGGCATCGCCGCTGGCGCGGATCATCTCGACGGTGGGCACATTGAAGCCCAGCAAGGCGGGCAGGGCGCCGAGGGTTTGGGTCACGGCGACAAAGGTATCGGCCCGCAGGATGGTGGTCTCCCACACAAAGCCATAGCGCCGGGTGGCCAAGAGCGTCAGCAGGATCACCAGGGCGCTGAGCAGGGCCAGCAGCCACAAGCTGTTGACCAGCACACCGACGGCCCAGCGATTGAGTTTGCGCCGTTGCAGCAACAGCAGCAGGGCGGGCGCCAGTTGCGCGGCCTTGGCGTCGCGGGCGAGTTTTTCGCTGAGCCATAACCACAGGCGGCCGAGGCTCGCGCCGTGTTCACCGGCAAACAACAGGCCCAGGGCCCAGCTCAACAGCAGGATCAGGTTCAAACCCAGCAGGCTGCCCAGGGCCCAGAACACATTGACCGGCGCCAGCCCGTTGCCCAGCGCGGCAAAGGCCAGGCCGGCACCGCTGATGATGGCAACCACCGCCAGCAGGATCAGCGCCAGGCGCGCGCCCTGCAGCCAGCGGGTCAGGGCGGCGGTCAGGCCATCGCGTTCAGCCAGCCACAGCGCGCGGTTTTGAATGCGCGTCGGCAAGTCACCGCCGGTGCTGCGGGCCAGGCGATTGGCTTCCTGGTCTTCTAGGGCGCCCGCGTGTTCCTCCCGCAGGCGCACGGTTTCGGTCAGCCAGAGTGTTTGCAGGGGATTCAGAGCTGTCACGCGCCGTCCTGTTGAGCCAGTGAGTTTGGAGCATAACCGCTGGAACGCCGGTTGGGGTATGCCGCGCGCGCCTCTGGTATTCTCGTCGCCATGAAAAAAACTCTCCCTTTAAGCCTGATCGCAGCCCTCGGTGAAAACCGTGTGATCGGCGTCGACAACAGCATGCCCTGGCATTTGCCGGGGGATTTCAAATATTTCAAGGCCACCACCTTGGGCAAGCCGATCATCATGGGGCGCAAGACCTGGGATTCCCTGGGGCGACCCTTGCCGGGCCGGTTGAACATTGTGGTCAGCCGTCAGACCGACTTGGCGCTGGAAGGTGCGGAAGTTTTTCCGTCCCTGGACGCAGCAGTAGAGCGGGCTGAGCAATGGGCCAAGGCGCAGGGCGTGGATGAGCTGATGCTGATCGGCGGCGCGCAGTTGTATGCCCAGGGGCTGGAGCAGGCGGACCGCCTGTATTTGACGCGGGTGGCATTGAGCCCGGACGGCGATGCGTGGTTTCCCGAGTTTGATTTGAACCAGTGGAAGCTGGTGTCGAATGTCGAGAATGCGGCAGAGGGTGACAAGCCGGCGTATAACTTCGAAGTCTGGGAAAAAGCCTAAGAGCATCGCAGGCAAGCCAGCTCCCACAGTTGACCGAGTATTACTGAAAAAACCGGTTCAATGTGGGAGCTGGCTTGCCTGCGATAGCGGTCTGTCAGGCCTGCGCCAGTTCCGCATGCTCATCCGCATTCAACAGCTCTTTATCCGTCTGCTGCATGATCTGGCTGGTAATCGCCCCGGCCGTCATCGAACCGTTCACGTTCAACGCCGTACGGCCCATGTCGATCAGCGGCTCAACCGAAATCAGCAGCGCCACCAGTGACACCGGCAAGCCCATCGCCGGTAGCACGATCAGCGCGGCAAATGTCGCACCGCCGCCCACGCCCGCCACACCGGCCGAACTCAAGGTCACAATCGCCACCAGTGTTGCGATCCACAGCGGGTCCAGTGGGTTGATGCCCACTGTCGGTGCAACCATCACCGCCAGCATCGCCGGGTAAAGACCCGCGCAACCGTTCTGGCCAATCGTCGCGCCAAACGAGGCGGCAAAGCCGGCGATGGACTGCGGAATCCCCAGGCGACGGGTCTGCGCTTCAATGCTCAGCGGGATGCTGGCGGCGCTGGAGCGGCTGGTGAAGGCAAACGTCAGCACCGGCCAGACCTTGCGGAAGAACCGCAGCGGGTTGATCCCGGCCAGGGACAGCAGCAGGCCATGCACCACAAACATCAGGCCCAGGGCCAGGTACGACACCACCACAAAACTGCCGAGCTTGATGATGTCTTGCAGGTTGGAGCTGGCGACCACTTTGGTCATCAGGGCCAATACGCCGTACGGGGTCAGTTTCATCACCAGGCGCACCAGGCGCATCACCCAGGCTTGCAGGGTGTCGATGGCGTTGAGGACTTTCTGGCCCTTTTCCACGTCATCCTTGAGCAATTGCAGCGCGGCAACCCCAAGGAATGCAGCGAAGATCACCACGCTGATAATCGACGTCGGCTTGGCCCGAGCCAGGTCGGCGAACGGGTTCTGCGGGATGAACGACAGCAGCAGTTGCGGGATATTCAGGTCGGCGACCTTGCCCGCGTAGTCACTCTGGATCACTTGCAGGCGTGCCATTTCCTGGGTGCCGGCCACCAGGCCTTCGGCAGTGAGCCCGAACAGGTTAGTCAGGCCGATACCGATCAGCGCCGCGATCGCCGTGGTGAACAGCAGCGTGCCGATGGTCAGGAAGCTGATCTTGCCCAGGGACGAGGCGTTATGCAGGCGGGCCACGGCGCTGAGGATCGAGGCAAACACCAGCGGGATCACGATCATTTGCAGCAACTGCACGTAACCGTTGCCGACCAGGTCGAACCAGCCGATCGAGGCCTTGAGCACCGGGTTGCCGGCACCGTAGATCGCGTGCAGCACCACACCGAAGATCACGCCGAGGACCAACGCAAACAACACCTTCTTGGCGAGGCTCCAGTTGGTTCGGCGGGTTTGTGCCAGGCCCAGCAACAGGACCACGAACACCAGTAAGTTGAGAATCAGGGGCAGATTCATTGAAGCTCCGTTGAGAAGGCAGCCAATCGCAGGAGCCTGCGATTGCGAACCGGCAAGCCTAACAGCTTGAAATATATTGATTTAATAACGTTATCGCATGGTGACTGTCGTTTTTGGAATAAGCGGATGGCGCCCAGGCGTATGGCATTGGCGCGATCACGACGAAAGCGGTCGCGCTCGGGCGATAACTGTCACACAGATTTGTTAGCGTCGATGTCTTTCACTCAGGGAGAAAACGCACATGAAGCTAGCGCCGAAACTGTTTGCCGCCGCGCTGTGCCTGGGCCTCGCGAGCCAGGCCTTTGCCGCCACCGAGTTGAAACACTGGCCGGCGGCTGCCGCCAAGCAACTGGACACGATGATTGCCGCCAATGCCAACAAGGGCAACTTCGCGGTGTTCGATATGGACAACACCAGTTACCGCTACGACCTTGAAGAGTCGTTGCTGCCGTACCTGGAAAACAAGGGCCTGATCACCCGCGATACCATGGACCCTTCCCTGAAGCTGATCCCGTTCAAAGACACCGCTGACCACAAGGAAAGCCTGTTCAGTTACTACTACCGCCTCTGCGAAGTCGACGACATGGTCTGCTACCCGTGGGTCGCGCAGATTTTCTCCGGCTTCACCCTCAAGGAACTCAAGGGCTACGTCGACGAGATGATGGCGTCGGGCAAGCCGGTGCCGGTCACCTACTACGAAGGTGACGTGGTCAAGAATATGGAAGTGCAGCCGCCGAAAGTCTTCACCGGCCAGGCTGAGCTGTTCAACAAGCTGATGGAAAACGGCATTGAGGTCTACGTGATGACCGCCGCGTCCGAGGAACTGGTACGCATGGTCGCGGCCGATCCGAAGTACGGCTACAACGTCAAACCCGAGAACGTCATCGGCGTGAGCACCTTGCTCAAGGACCGCAAGACCGGCGAGCTGACCACTGCCCGCAAACAGATCGCCGCCGGCAAGTATGACGAGAAGGCCAACCTTGGCCTGGAACTGACCCCGTACCTGTGGACCCCTGCCACTTGGATGGCCGGCAAGCACGCGGCGATCCTGACCTACATCGATGAGTGGAAAAAACCGGTGATCGTCGGTGGCGACACGCCAACCAGTGACGGCTACATGCTGTTTCATGACGTGGACGTGGCCAAGGGCGGCATCCACCTGTGGGTCAACCGTAAAGACAAATACATGACCCAGCTCAACGGCATGATGGCCAAGCACGCAGCGGCCCAGGCCAAGGAAGGGTTGCCGGTGACGGCGGATAAAAACTGGGTGATCGTCAAGCCGGACGAGATTCAGTAAACCCGCGATCAGTGTGGGAGCTGGCTTGCCTGCGATGGCGGTGTGTCTGTCGGCAGATGTATCAACTGACAGATTGCTATCGCAGGCAAGCCAGCTCCCACATTTTTTGATCTCCTGCGTTCTGGGGATTTTCTCCAGACAAAAAAATGCCCCGCACGTGGCGGGGCATTTTTATGGGCGAGGCTTACAGCCCGTCGAGCATCGCCTTGTTACGCACCGCACCCTTGTCGGCACTGGTAGCCAGCAGGGCGTAAGCCTTCAACGCGGTAGTGACTTTGCGCGGACGCTTCTCTACCGGCTTCCAGCCTTTCTTGTCCTGCTCGATGCGGCGTGCCGCCAGTTCTTCGTCGCTGATCAACAGGTTGATCGAGCGGTTCGGAATGTCGATCAGCACCTTGTCGCCATCCTGCACCAGGCCGATGGCGC from Pseudomonas yamanorum harbors:
- a CDS encoding L-cystine transporter, which codes for MNLPLILNLLVFVVLLLGLAQTRRTNWSLAKKVLFALVLGVIFGVVLHAIYGAGNPVLKASIGWFDLVGNGYVQLLQMIVIPLVFASILSAVARLHNASSLGKISFLTIGTLLFTTAIAALIGIGLTNLFGLTAEGLVAGTQEMARLQVIQSDYAGKVADLNIPQLLLSFIPQNPFADLARAKPTSIISVVIFAAFLGVAALQLLKDDVEKGQKVLNAIDTLQAWVMRLVRLVMKLTPYGVLALMTKVVASSNLQDIIKLGSFVVVSYLALGLMFVVHGLLLSLAGINPLRFFRKVWPVLTFAFTSRSSAASIPLSIEAQTRRLGIPQSIAGFAASFGATIGQNGCAGLYPAMLAVMVAPTVGINPLDPLWIATLVAIVTLSSAGVAGVGGGATFAALIVLPAMGLPVSLVALLISVEPLIDMGRTALNVNGSMTAGAITSQIMQQTDKELLNADEHAELAQA
- a CDS encoding DUF2868 domain-containing protein; this translates as MTALNPLQTLWLTETVRLREEHAGALEDQEANRLARSTGGDLPTRIQNRALWLAERDGLTAALTRWLQGARLALILLAVVAIISGAGLAFAALGNGLAPVNVFWALGSLLGLNLILLLSWALGLLFAGEHGASLGRLWLWLSEKLARDAKAAQLAPALLLLLQRRKLNRWAVGVLVNSLWLLALLSALVILLTLLATRRYGFVWETTILRADTFVAVTQTLGALPALLGFNVPTVEMIRASGDAALNIESARQSWAAWLVGVLLVYGILPRLILALMCLWRWKRGRAALCLDLNLPGYSQLRERLMPSSERLGVNDAAPEQLHHVTGGVSELESDGALLVAIELDDQRTWPPKLPASVKDAGILDSRESRNKLLEQLTRFPPARLAIACDPRRSPDRGSLALIAELARSATATRVWLLQAPAGQALDAERLGDWHTALQQLQIPFADCAPLTWLETGHD
- a CDS encoding HAD family hydrolase translates to MKLAPKLFAAALCLGLASQAFAATELKHWPAAAAKQLDTMIAANANKGNFAVFDMDNTSYRYDLEESLLPYLENKGLITRDTMDPSLKLIPFKDTADHKESLFSYYYRLCEVDDMVCYPWVAQIFSGFTLKELKGYVDEMMASGKPVPVTYYEGDVVKNMEVQPPKVFTGQAELFNKLMENGIEVYVMTAASEELVRMVAADPKYGYNVKPENVIGVSTLLKDRKTGELTTARKQIAAGKYDEKANLGLELTPYLWTPATWMAGKHAAILTYIDEWKKPVIVGGDTPTSDGYMLFHDVDVAKGGIHLWVNRKDKYMTQLNGMMAKHAAAQAKEGLPVTADKNWVIVKPDEIQ
- a CDS encoding dihydrofolate reductase, encoding MKKTLPLSLIAALGENRVIGVDNSMPWHLPGDFKYFKATTLGKPIIMGRKTWDSLGRPLPGRLNIVVSRQTDLALEGAEVFPSLDAAVERAEQWAKAQGVDELMLIGGAQLYAQGLEQADRLYLTRVALSPDGDAWFPEFDLNQWKLVSNVENAAEGDKPAYNFEVWEKA